TGTAATTCCAAGCTCTGTTTTTGCATACTCTCCAAATACCGCTAAAACAACTTGTGAAATCGACCAAAAAAGGCTTAATGATATGATCGCATGTAGAATCTCTTTTTTTCTTGTGATCGCTTTGATATTTTTCTTAAGGTATATACCTTTTAAATATCTTTTAAACGCAAACTTCCTACTGCTTGCCTGTGTCTGTGTATTTGGCAGTTTAAAGGTTAAAAACCATTCTATCGTCATACCAAGTACCAAAAACCACCCTAAAGGTGCGATCGCACGTAAGATCTCCTCTTTCGTTTTCAGATCATCTGAGTAAAGAGATTCAAAAAAGATAGTATATGTGATGATTCCACTTAAAATGGCAACGGTTGTAGTTGCTTGAACGGCAGCATTTCCACTGCTTATGAACTTTACCCCAACCAACTCTTTAATATATCCGTATTTTGCCGGAGAATAAATAGCACTCTGAAGAGCCAATAAAAATGTCATAGCAAATGCAAACAAAAACCAGCCCTGATAATAGGCGTATGTAATTAGCAGAGTAAGGATCACTCCAAAAAGTGCCGAATACTGCATAACTTTACTTTTTGCAAATCGATCAGCTAAAAATCCCGACGGAGAAAAAACTAAAATAAAAGGAAATAAGATCAATGCATTTACAATTGCCGTAAGCATGATCTGTGTTGAGCCGTCATAGATTTTAAAAATTGTATTTTGAACTATGATCTTATGTCCAAGATCGGTAAAAGCATTGAGAAAAACTACAAAAATATAGTTAATCATCCCCGTAATAGCGAATATTTTCTCTTTTTTATTCATTAATCTTCTAATAAATCATTCGCAAGAGTAGTACTCCACCCTTCATAATGACCGTAATCTTTTTGTAAACTTTCATAAATAGTTTCTACAACTTCATCCACAACTTCAGGTAAGAGTTGGTGTGTTTTGACAAGTGCGACACCGTTTTCAAAATCCTCAGAATCGATATCATCTTTATACTCAAAACCCTCAAGCGATAAATTTTTCACGTAACGCTCTCTTTGCGTTGGAGTATCAAAATAAACATAATGTTCTACAGGACGTGCAATAGTAAGATCATCATCTTCATCTATTAACATCTCTAAAACATCTCTGCTTTGAATATGGTGAGATTCAAGTTCCGTCGGATACAGATTATGATTGTAAAAATCCCATTTGCTGTCTCTTACAACATTTGCTTCGTAAGGGTATTCTAGTGAACTTAGGATCGATGAAACTTTATTGCTTAAAGATTTAGAATCTTTTGAATAAAAATAAAGTTCCGTCCAACCATCAACTACCCTGCTTCCTACATATTTTGCCGCATCATCATGCTAAATACTCATGATAATAGATGCTTTTGTATCTAAAAACTCTTCATACTCCTCTTGTGCTTTATCTTCTAAGTCAAACTTGATAAACACACTAAAAAGCCACGAATATTTCTGAGAGTACGCAAATGCATTTAAATTCACTTCCGTGTATATTTTTTGTCCGTCTTCTTGTTTATAATATTGTTGTGTCATATCTTTCCATTTTGATGATTAAACTCCGGCACTATCTCTTTTAATTTTGCCAATTGTTCTTTTGTAGTTATCAATTCATTAATATCATCTGTTAATTTTTCAATATTATACTCTGTTTTGCCCGCAACCGTAATAGATTCGTACTCTGTTTTTGTATCACTATCGTTAATTAAGAGCTCTTCATAAAGTTTTTCGCCAGGTCTAAGTCCGGAAAACTCAATTTTAATATCTTCCCTACCACTGAGTTCAATCATCTTTTTAGCTAGATCAACAATTTTAATAGGTTCACCCATATCAAGTATAAAGATCTCTCCACCTTTACCGATACTTGCAGCCTGTAAAACCAATTCACATGCTTCTGGGATAAGCATAAAATATCTCGTAATATCAGGATGTGTTACGGTAATAGGACCACCTTTTTCTATTTGTGATTTAAACTTCGGAATAACACTTCCACTACTTCCAAGTACATTTCCAAAGCGAACTGCGACTATTTCTGTAGAATTACTTTTACAGTTCTGGGCATAAAGTTCACAAATACGTTTTGTAGTCCCCATCACATTCGCTGGACGAACTGCCTTATCTGTAGATATAAGAACAAACTTCTTAACATTATGCTTGATCGCACAATCGATCGAATTTTTTGTCCCAATAATATTATTTATAATTGCTTCACGGACATTCTCTTCAACCAAAGGCACATGCTTATATGCGGCTGCATGGATTACTATATCGGGCTTATAGTGTTCAAATGTTTTATCAAGTAATTCTTTGTCCACAACAGACTGCATAACAATTTCTGGATTATAGCTTGAGAGCTCTTCAGCAATTTGATAGAGATTAAACTCACTATGATCTAGCAGTATTAACTTACTAGCTCCATAAGAGCTACATTGTCTACTTATCTCACTTCCAATACTACCGCCGGCACCGGTAATAAGAACTTTTTTATTTTTAATAAAAGCCTCAATAGCACCTTTGTCTAAATCTTTTGGATGGCGTGCTAAAAGATCTTCAACAGAGATATCTTTTAATTGTTGAGAGAGTGATTGACTGTTTAATATTTCATCTAAAGAGGGTAAAATTTTTACCGAATGAAAAGAGTGGTGAAAACGATTATAAATTTTTTGCATTACATCTTTTGGAGCACTTGGCATTGCAACAATTAACAAGTCATATTTTTTAGCAGGTAGTTTAGCCTCCAACTCTTTAGGTGAAAGAATTTGGATTCCATCTATACTTCTTCCCTGTACCACCTCATCATCATCACAGAAATAAGTAACTTTATATTTAGTATTACGAAACTCTTCTTCTATTTTAATACCGGCTTTTCCTGCACCGTAGATAACTAATGTTTTTGTTTTAGCTACATGACTTCTATTGACTATATAATAATAAACATACATTAAGAAGCTTATAGTAACTAAATACGTCATCGCTTCACTTAACATAAATGCTATACGAATCTCTCCGTAAAAAATAGGCATATATATAACAAGTGGTACTAATACTACAATACTTTTTAGTAAAAACGTCTTCTGGGTTGCTTTAGACCAAGAGAGAGAATAGTCTTTATATACAAAAAATGAAGCGATTATTCTCAAAATAATAACAATACTAATAATTTGCCAGTTAATTGTTTGATGGAATATAAAAAAAGTCCATACAAAAGTAATAATTGTAAATGTTATAATAATTAGAACATTGAGAATTCTTTTATCTAAAATCATATTAATCCAAACTATCAATTATCGTTTTACATATCATCTCTACATCATCTCTTGTCATTGTTGTACTACTAGCTAAACATAAACCCTGAGAGAACAATTTTTCACTTGTACCATCTACTATACATTTTGCATCCTCAAATAGTTTTTGTATATGCATAGGTTTCCATAATGGTCTGCTTTCTACATTTATTTTATCCAATGCCTGCATCACCTTATTATAATCACTTTTACTAAATGTTAATGCAGTGAGCCACCTATTTCCTCTACTAT
Above is a window of Sulfurimonas marina DNA encoding:
- a CDS encoding polysaccharide biosynthesis protein gives rise to the protein MILDKRILNVLIIITFTIITFVWTFFIFHQTINWQIISIVIILRIIASFFVYKDYSLSWSKATQKTFLLKSIVVLVPLVIYMPIFYGEIRIAFMLSEAMTYLVTISFLMYVYYYIVNRSHVAKTKTLVIYGAGKAGIKIEEEFRNTKYKVTYFCDDDEVVQGRSIDGIQILSPKELEAKLPAKKYDLLIVAMPSAPKDVMQKIYNRFHHSFHSVKILPSLDEILNSQSLSQQLKDISVEDLLARHPKDLDKGAIEAFIKNKKVLITGAGGSIGSEISRQCSSYGASKLILLDHSEFNLYQIAEELSSYNPEIVMQSVVDKELLDKTFEHYKPDIVIHAAAYKHVPLVEENVREAIINNIIGTKNSIDCAIKHNVKKFVLISTDKAVRPANVMGTTKRICELYAQNCKSNSTEIVAVRFGNVLGSSGSVIPKFKSQIEKGGPITVTHPDITRYFMLIPEACELVLQAASIGKGGEIFILDMGEPIKIVDLAKKMIELSGREDIKIEFSGLRPGEKLYEELLINDSDTKTEYESITVAGKTEYNIEKLTDDINELITTKEQLAKLKEIVPEFNHQNGKI
- a CDS encoding ribonuclease E inhibitor RraB, producing MYPTELESHHIQSRDVLEMLIDEDDDLTIARPVEHYVYFDTPTQRERYVKNLSLEGFEYKDDIDSEDFENGVALVKTHQLLPEVVDEVVETIYESLQKDYGHYEGWSTTLANDLLED